In one Thermodesulfobium acidiphilum genomic region, the following are encoded:
- a CDS encoding glycine betaine ABC transporter substrate-binding protein: protein MKKIFVLLLVIAVASLVSIGCSNNSKTKTIVIGSKPFNEQYIVANMMATLLKENGFNVEIKEGLGGSLINFEALKKDQAVWVGILALFLTH from the coding sequence GTGAAAAAGATTTTTGTTCTTTTGTTAGTAATTGCAGTTGCCTCACTTGTATCTATAGGTTGTTCTAACAACAGTAAAACTAAAACTATAGTCATTGGATCGAAACCATTTAATGAACAGTACATAGTTGCAAATATGATGGCAACACTATTGAAAGAAAATGGATTTAATGTAGAGATAAAAGAAGGCCTGGGCGGGTCTTTAATTAATTTTGAAGCCTTGAAAAAGGATCAAGCGGTATGGGTAGGGATATTGGCCCTTTTTTTGACGCATTAG
- a CDS encoding solute carrier family 23 protein, whose product MAEKVSLKYNFDDKPPLYIIFLQGLQWLVLILPPLVIVASTIAKLDNFSYSEEVSFLTKIFLISGIFQILQLKYGHKLPLLIGPSTALMLGFVLNPGASLEEISFASISVGVFILLLAKSNIIKRFSILQSKGITVSVLLLIGISLIPIAINLAFSSASFTFTENITFILILSIITIFFSKQSFPLSKFSIFFFMSISSIILLIFIKPMHTEPVLSANLFSLQMPKFNPVITISFLFCYLGVVINEIGSTQSLFGVLNIPPSLEKTNKGILFDAISGIFSGIFGSVGTVSYSLTPALIVMTQNASKYSFYLVGLIFILASLYPTLVGIFVQIPTQVIAASLLVVGYIQIEAAIKLSKSEKGYHSLHIGIISFLGYLIIPYIFEKIVITLPESNILSGLFLNGFSTGLLSAIIAEIIYRIFNKVQNIQSK is encoded by the coding sequence ATGGCTGAAAAGGTAAGCTTAAAATATAATTTTGATGATAAACCTCCATTATATATAATCTTTCTTCAAGGCTTGCAATGGCTAGTCTTAATACTTCCTCCCTTAGTAATTGTAGCAAGTACCATAGCAAAACTAGACAACTTTTCATATTCAGAAGAAGTAAGTTTTCTCACAAAAATATTTCTAATTTCAGGAATTTTTCAGATACTTCAATTAAAATATGGTCACAAACTTCCTCTTTTGATTGGACCATCTACTGCTTTAATGCTAGGTTTTGTTTTGAATCCGGGTGCCTCTTTAGAAGAAATTTCGTTTGCTTCAATATCAGTAGGTGTATTCATACTACTTCTTGCAAAGAGTAATATAATAAAGAGATTTTCAATACTTCAATCCAAGGGCATTACAGTAAGTGTACTACTATTAATAGGGATTTCTCTTATTCCCATAGCAATAAATCTAGCCTTTTCATCAGCTTCATTTACTTTTACTGAAAACATCACTTTTATTCTGATATTATCGATAATTACGATTTTCTTTTCCAAGCAAAGTTTTCCCCTATCAAAATTTTCGATCTTTTTTTTTATGAGCATATCTTCAATCATTTTATTAATATTTATAAAGCCTATGCACACAGAACCTGTTTTAAGTGCTAATTTATTTTCACTCCAAATGCCAAAATTCAATCCCGTCATAACAATATCCTTTTTATTTTGTTATCTTGGAGTAGTAATAAACGAGATAGGCTCTACTCAATCTCTTTTCGGAGTGCTAAATATTCCCCCATCTCTTGAAAAAACAAATAAAGGCATTCTATTTGACGCTATATCTGGAATATTTTCTGGAATTTTTGGGTCAGTTGGAACTGTTAGCTATTCGCTTACGCCTGCCTTGATAGTAATGACGCAAAACGCATCAAAGTATTCGTTTTACCTTGTTGGTCTAATATTTATACTCGCCTCGCTATACCCTACTCTGGTTGGGATTTTCGTGCAGATACCTACTCAGGTAATTGCAGCTTCTCTTCTAGTGGTGGGATATATCCAGATAGAGGCAGCGATAAAGCTTTCAAAATCAGAAAAGGGTTATCACAGTCTTCACATAGGCATAATTTCTTTTTTGGGATACTTAATCATTCCATACATCTTCGAAAAAATAGTAATTACTCTGCCAGAGTCAAACATCTTATCAGGTCTTTTCTTAAATGGCTTTAGCACTGGATTACTATCAGCAATTATTGCAGAAATTATCTACAGAATTTTCAACAAAGTGCAAAACATACAGTCAAAATAG
- a CDS encoding type IV pilus modification PilV family protein yields the protein MIDRDGITLLEIVVSIFILSIFMLISFGSLSRSLIIEKDLHIYNKALEIAQSSFERALSDKTNQDLNIVETYCFDKDCFKVNIKKTINYSKKLIIVNVFDSGIPKRFEDVTLQTEI from the coding sequence TTGATTGATAGAGATGGTATTACTTTATTGGAGATTGTAGTAAGTATCTTTATTTTATCTATTTTTATGCTAATCTCTTTTGGTAGTCTATCTCGTTCTCTAATTATAGAAAAAGATTTACATATATACAACAAAGCTCTTGAAATTGCGCAAAGTAGTTTTGAGAGAGCATTATCAGACAAAACTAATCAGGATTTAAATATTGTAGAAACTTACTGTTTTGATAAAGACTGTTTTAAAGTAAATATTAAAAAGACAATTAATTACAGTAAAAAATTGATAATTGTAAATGTTTTTGATAGTGGAATTCCTAAAAGATTTGAAGATGTTACCTTGCAAACCGAAATTTGA
- a CDS encoding pyridoxal phosphate-dependent aminotransferase yields the protein MGNSKVSMSDFFNSIAPSCIRKSSIVFSNRLKSTGEYVNAINVAIGNISLPTHPAMLKRLLFVEDENLKKGIWRYTQTEGIDSVNQTFKKIIKSFLKPGIDPELFTLVDTGASHIMKLVILGACGKFAGVNKPLMMLDPVYTNYISISDELGRDIVAIDRELNSDGIFSDIDIDTIERVIKEKNPSAFLIIPYDNPSGTLMTQETINKFAKICIKHNIFFISDEAYRGLYYRDDIKFAPSIWNISEDEVPGITSAKIRISIESFSKLFNACGLRMGALVTDNQLFFEQARAANTTYLCPSSIDQYIASAINEETEKDIQGWVASLRFYYKRILSELYMGLKSLMPELIVTRPEAAIYSMVDVRNVVKPGFDANDFVMYCASEGSVEINGVNYTLLVAPAEGFYKNNNPYANTQMRIACVLSDREMKLVPDLFVKLLKEYENKRN from the coding sequence ATGGGTAATTCGAAGGTATCTATGAGTGACTTTTTTAACTCTATTGCGCCTTCTTGTATTAGAAAGTCAAGTATAGTCTTTTCAAATAGGCTTAAAAGTACAGGAGAATATGTAAATGCCATTAATGTTGCGATAGGAAATATTTCCCTTCCTACACATCCGGCAATGTTAAAAAGATTATTGTTTGTAGAGGATGAAAATTTAAAAAAGGGAATATGGAGATATACTCAAACAGAGGGTATTGATTCTGTGAATCAGACTTTTAAAAAGATAATAAAATCTTTTTTAAAACCTGGTATAGATCCTGAACTCTTTACTTTGGTAGATACTGGAGCTTCGCATATTATGAAGCTAGTAATACTTGGAGCTTGTGGTAAATTTGCAGGTGTTAATAAACCTCTTATGATGCTAGACCCTGTTTATACTAACTATATTTCAATTTCTGATGAACTTGGCAGGGACATAGTGGCAATAGATAGGGAATTGAACTCTGACGGGATATTTAGCGATATAGACATCGATACTATCGAAAGGGTAATTAAAGAAAAAAATCCTTCAGCTTTTTTGATAATACCTTATGACAATCCATCAGGAACACTAATGACTCAGGAAACCATAAACAAGTTTGCTAAAATTTGTATTAAGCATAATATATTTTTTATAAGTGATGAGGCATATAGAGGACTTTATTATAGAGATGATATAAAATTTGCACCTTCTATATGGAATATTTCTGAAGATGAAGTCCCTGGGATTACTTCAGCAAAAATAAGAATTAGCATAGAATCTTTTTCTAAGCTCTTTAATGCCTGTGGGCTTCGAATGGGAGCGTTGGTTACAGATAACCAATTGTTTTTTGAACAAGCTAGAGCTGCTAATACTACTTATCTGTGTCCCTCTTCTATTGACCAGTATATAGCTTCGGCAATTAATGAAGAAACTGAAAAAGACATTCAAGGTTGGGTTGCATCTTTAAGATTTTATTATAAAAGGATTTTAAGTGAATTGTATATGGGTCTGAAATCACTTATGCCAGAACTAATAGTAACTCGACCGGAAGCAGCAATATATTCTATGGTAGATGTTAGAAATGTGGTAAAACCTGGATTCGATGCGAACGATTTTGTTATGTATTGTGCTAGTGAGGGTAGTGTAGAAATTAATGGTGTAAATTATACCTTGCTTGTAGCCCCTGCAGAAGGCTTTTATAAAAACAATAATCCATATGCCAATACGCAAATGAGAATCGCTTGTGTGTTGAGTGATAGGGAAATGAAATTAGTTCCTGATCTTTTTGTGAAATTACTTAAAGAATATGAGAATAAAAGAAATTAG
- a CDS encoding GGDEF domain-containing response regulator, which yields MPDAPNAEAVDICIKHKIPTIVFTSTINDDIRDTLIKKGVADYVLKDSNNSLDYVIKIVKRLYKNKKLKVLIVDDSSVARKFMEDILSLHNLQVFTAINSDETLSILEKNKDIKLMLIDENMPGMRGSDLVNEVRKIYTKEQMAIIGISSYSNSILTVEFLKRGANDFILKPFNKEEFCLRVMQNLEILEMFESQRIYATTDFLTGLYNRRFLFDIGEKLLENAKRNNLSISLAIIDIDNFKYINDTYGHLFGDFVLKTLAKILKDRFRAGDIVARLGGDEFCVMGVMGESSYNVFDSLRQKVSCYEFKDQDRSIKITLSIGISNRLEDKVELMLKNADKMLYKSKNLGRNIVSVDIDDFN from the coding sequence TTGCCAGATGCACCAAACGCAGAAGCTGTGGATATTTGTATTAAACATAAAATTCCAACGATAGTTTTTACTTCTACTATAAACGATGATATTAGAGATACTTTAATAAAAAAGGGGGTAGCAGACTACGTATTAAAGGATAGTAATAATAGCCTGGATTATGTTATTAAAATTGTTAAAAGATTATATAAGAATAAAAAATTAAAAGTTCTTATAGTTGATGATTCTTCTGTTGCTAGAAAGTTTATGGAAGATATTTTGAGTTTACATAATCTTCAAGTTTTTACTGCTATTAATTCTGATGAGACTCTATCTATTTTAGAGAAAAATAAAGATATTAAATTAATGTTGATTGATGAGAATATGCCTGGTATGAGAGGTTCAGATCTAGTAAATGAGGTTAGAAAAATTTACACAAAGGAACAAATGGCTATTATTGGTATAAGTTCATATTCAAATAGTATATTGACTGTTGAATTTTTAAAACGTGGTGCTAATGATTTTATTTTAAAACCCTTTAATAAAGAAGAATTTTGTTTAAGAGTAATGCAAAACTTAGAAATCTTAGAAATGTTCGAATCTCAAAGAATTTATGCTACTACAGATTTTCTTACAGGGCTATATAATAGAAGATTTTTATTTGATATTGGTGAAAAGCTATTAGAGAATGCAAAGAGAAATAATCTGTCCATTTCTTTAGCAATAATTGATATTGATAACTTTAAATATATAAATGATACATATGGCCATCTTTTTGGGGATTTTGTGCTAAAAACTCTTGCAAAAATTTTAAAAGATAGATTTAGAGCAGGTGATATTGTTGCCAGATTAGGTGGAGATGAATTTTGTGTTATGGGAGTCATGGGAGAAAGTTCCTATAATGTTTTTGATTCTTTGAGGCAAAAAGTTTCATGTTATGAATTTAAAGACCAGGATAGAAGCATAAAAATTACATTATCAATTGGAATATCAAATAGGCTAGAAGATAAAGTGGAATTGATGTTGAAAAATGCTGATAAAATGCTTTACAAATCTAAGAATTTAGGTAGAAACATTGTTAGTGTAGATATTGATGATTTTAATTAG
- a CDS encoding TolC family protein, which translates to MRFIFFILLFIFLTPQISFSEPISLDLNEAIQYALVNNHELKFLSESIISKEADLGIARSSYLPKLSFSETYLRTNNPTYAFMAKLNEGRFTQNDFEINSLNNPSSINDYQTTFTVDQLIFSKKALLAIDMAKKELQAQKLSYKRKKEEVVYNVIKSYLEVQTAKEYLNVAQKALDDALEHEKIAKINYKVGLSVYSDVLRAETSVLAAKERLVSARKNFEISQRTFGLVLGIKENVIPSGNFDLPIKLQNEDYYKNASLNRADLRAIELRNKIAKKNIELTTSGYLPYIGLSFTYQMNDHSNIFGSEGSSYQFLTYLSWNIFDGAKRENEIKKAKAEQKMVEENLKALEDAISLEVYSSYLGVKEAKENLELAKGALASAEEDTKIILHRYQNALSPFIDLLDAQTNLDNIRANLVDKENKYFMSLVDLDYKSGILLSELGIK; encoded by the coding sequence ATGAGATTTATTTTTTTTATACTTTTATTTATTTTTTTAACTCCTCAAATTTCTTTTTCAGAACCAATAAGTTTAGACTTAAATGAAGCTATACAGTATGCATTAGTAAATAATCACGAGCTAAAATTTCTTTCTGAGTCTATTATTTCAAAGGAAGCAGATTTGGGAATTGCTCGAAGCAGTTATTTACCTAAACTTTCTTTTAGTGAGACCTACCTGAGGACAAACAATCCTACATACGCATTTATGGCGAAATTAAATGAAGGAAGATTTACACAAAACGATTTTGAAATAAACTCTTTAAACAATCCTTCATCTATTAACGATTATCAGACAACTTTTACTGTCGATCAGTTGATCTTTTCAAAAAAGGCCTTACTGGCTATTGATATGGCGAAAAAAGAACTTCAAGCACAAAAACTTAGTTACAAGAGAAAAAAAGAAGAAGTTGTTTATAACGTTATAAAAAGTTATTTAGAAGTTCAAACTGCTAAAGAATATTTAAATGTAGCCCAAAAAGCTCTTGACGATGCTTTAGAACATGAAAAGATTGCAAAAATTAATTATAAAGTAGGTTTAAGCGTTTATTCAGATGTTTTAAGGGCTGAAACCTCTGTTTTAGCAGCAAAAGAAAGACTTGTAAGTGCCAGGAAGAATTTTGAAATATCACAAAGGACTTTTGGTCTTGTGTTAGGCATTAAAGAAAATGTAATTCCATCTGGAAATTTTGATTTACCCATTAAGCTTCAAAACGAAGATTATTATAAAAATGCAAGCCTTAATCGGGCTGATTTAAGGGCAATTGAATTAAGAAACAAAATTGCAAAAAAGAATATAGAATTGACAACCTCTGGATATTTGCCTTATATAGGACTTTCATTTACTTATCAGATGAACGATCACAGTAATATTTTTGGTTCTGAAGGGAGTAGCTATCAATTTTTAACATATTTAAGCTGGAACATATTTGATGGGGCAAAAAGAGAAAATGAAATAAAAAAGGCTAAAGCTGAACAAAAAATGGTTGAAGAAAATTTAAAGGCTTTAGAAGATGCTATTTCTTTAGAAGTTTATAGTTCTTATCTTGGAGTGAAAGAGGCTAAAGAGAATTTAGAGCTTGCAAAAGGTGCTCTAGCTAGTGCAGAAGAAGACACAAAAATTATTTTACACAGATATCAAAATGCTCTTTCACCTTTTATTGATTTATTAGATGCACAAACAAATTTGGATAACATAAGGGCAAATCTGGTTGATAAAGAGAATAAATATTTTATGTCTTTAGTTGATTTAGATTACAAAAGTGGAATTTTGCTTTCGGAATTGGGAATCAAGTAA
- a CDS encoding efflux RND transporter periplasmic adaptor subunit: MFKDLKLFRFYFIFFLILLFAVFLVSGCSSNRPEKMENKTIEGVKLQTVNEVDLPKYLEATGTVKAKVISVITSKVMGTITSVNVKDGDRVSEGQVLLTIYDQDASERVRQAEKNLDAAKLNLSLSNATYMRYKALYDEKALSQQEMDQITTQKELAQTNYERAKAALDEARVVRSFYTVTSPISGVVSSKKVDVGTTAMPGMPLLNVENTSSFELDANVDSKYSQDLKVGSIVKVKIDSMPEIEGKISEIVPSVDPMSRSFVVKIDLGSGDFKSGMYGKAYFNIGTKRAIAIPETAIVRKGGLIGVYVVDDKGLVSYRMVKLGEKYKNTVEVLSGLSNGEKIIVEGTENAFDGAIVKGS, encoded by the coding sequence ATGTTTAAAGATTTGAAATTATTCCGTTTTTATTTCATATTTTTCTTGATATTATTGTTTGCTGTTTTTCTTGTTTCAGGATGTTCTTCAAATCGTCCAGAGAAAATGGAAAATAAAACTATAGAGGGCGTAAAGCTTCAAACGGTAAATGAAGTTGACTTGCCGAAGTATTTAGAGGCTACAGGTACTGTAAAGGCTAAAGTAATAAGTGTTATTACCAGTAAAGTAATGGGAACTATTACTTCTGTTAACGTTAAAGATGGAGATAGGGTTTCGGAAGGACAGGTGCTTTTGACAATCTATGATCAGGATGCATCTGAAAGAGTAAGACAGGCAGAAAAAAATCTTGATGCTGCGAAACTAAATTTATCATTAAGTAATGCTACCTATATGAGATATAAGGCACTATATGATGAGAAGGCTTTGAGCCAACAAGAGATGGATCAAATTACCACACAAAAAGAATTAGCTCAAACTAATTATGAAAGGGCAAAGGCAGCTTTAGATGAGGCAAGAGTTGTAAGAAGTTTTTATACCGTAACTTCACCTATTTCTGGGGTTGTATCATCCAAAAAGGTTGATGTTGGTACTACTGCAATGCCTGGTATGCCTTTACTTAATGTAGAGAACACTTCTAGTTTTGAATTAGATGCTAACGTTGATTCCAAATACTCTCAAGATTTAAAAGTTGGTTCAATTGTAAAAGTAAAAATTGATTCTATGCCTGAAATCGAGGGAAAGATATCAGAAATTGTTCCTTCAGTAGATCCAATGTCTAGGTCCTTTGTGGTAAAAATTGATCTTGGCTCGGGTGATTTTAAAAGTGGAATGTATGGGAAGGCATATTTTAATATAGGTACAAAAAGAGCAATTGCTATCCCGGAAACAGCTATTGTGAGAAAGGGTGGGTTAATTGGTGTGTATGTTGTGGATGACAAAGGGTTGGTAAGCTATAGAATGGTTAAGCTAGGTGAAAAATACAAAAATACGGTAGAAGTATTATCAGGACTTTCAAACGGAGAAAAAATAATTGTTGAAGGCACTGAAAATGCTTTTGACGGTGCGATTGTAAAAGGAAGTTAG
- a CDS encoding efflux RND transporter permease subunit produces MKFGLAGKIAQLFIRSKLTPLIVITALILGVFAVIVTPREEDPQIVVPMIDVFVQYPGASAKEVEERVTKPMEKFLWEIKGVEYIYSVSKPGLSMVTVRYKVGEDMEKSITNLYTKLFSHLDLIPPGVSMPIVKPKSIDDVPVLALTLWSNEYDSYELRKIALETCDYLKKDSDVAETHIIGGPKREVRVDIDPIKLKSYHISPMQISQMISSANVSLSSGSFPLNNYEYLVETGTFLKDANDVGNVIVGVFDGRPVKLSDVATITDGPQEAKNYVFMGFGPSWKKDIPGIEKSSIYPAVTITIAKKKGTNATELAGRLLNDISRLKGNVIPNGVVVTTTRNYGNTANEKSNELLEHMLLAAVSVTVLIGLSLGIREALVVAVAIPVTLALTLLATYLFGFTLNRVTLFALIFSIGILVDDAIVVVENIHRHFREKEVSVLVALQAVNEVGNPTILATFTVIAALLPMAFVSGMMGPYMKPIPIGASAAMIISLLIAFIISPWLSYIVLKNVKRTQKEKENRIISSFNKIYRKNLTLMLESGKKRTTFIIFTIVCLLAAVALLPLKIVMVKMLPFDNKSEIQVLIDTPKGTTLETTNALAEKIAEYIRTVPEVENYQIYSGTASPITFNGLVRHYFLRKGDDVADIQINLVPKDERSAQSHDIAKRIRKPIDQIASAYNARIKIVEVPPGPPVLSTLVAEVYGPSFNEQLKIASKIEDIFKKTRDVVDVDWLQNEEQTKYIFKVDKEKAMYNGISTYAIAQSLQMALHGSDAGLLHTDHSREPVEIWVQAPLKNRASLDGLQSISLPSATNHMVSLAELVTLEKTSEDQPIYRKNLRRVVYVIGDVAGREESPIYAILRMNKPISEIKVPGNNPLKLYFTHEPPLGLNYSVKWDGEWQITYEVFRDLGIAFAVVLIIIYVMIVGWFKSYITPLIIMAPIPLSLIGILPAHALLNAFFTATSMIGFIAGAGIVVRNSIILVDFIEMKLNEGVPLKESIIEGCLVRFRPMFLTAAAVVVGSSVILFDPIFQGMAISLMAGEVAVTIFSWTLLPILYFIYKDTEIKIKEGKIKFDIKKIFKR; encoded by the coding sequence ATGAAGTTTGGTTTAGCTGGTAAAATTGCACAACTTTTTATAAGATCTAAGCTTACTCCTTTGATAGTTATAACAGCTTTAATTTTAGGCGTTTTTGCTGTAATTGTTACTCCCAGAGAAGAGGATCCGCAAATAGTTGTCCCTATGATTGACGTTTTTGTTCAATATCCTGGAGCCTCAGCAAAAGAAGTTGAGGAAAGGGTAACAAAGCCTATGGAAAAATTTTTATGGGAAATTAAGGGTGTAGAGTATATATATTCTGTTTCTAAGCCAGGGTTAAGCATGGTAACGGTTAGATATAAAGTTGGAGAAGATATGGAAAAGAGTATTACAAACCTTTACACAAAACTCTTTTCTCATCTTGATTTAATTCCTCCCGGAGTTTCAATGCCTATTGTAAAGCCGAAATCTATTGATGATGTTCCGGTTTTGGCTCTAACTTTATGGAGTAATGAGTATGATAGCTATGAACTTAGAAAAATCGCTTTGGAAACTTGTGACTATCTGAAAAAAGATTCTGATGTGGCAGAAACGCACATAATAGGTGGTCCAAAAAGAGAGGTAAGGGTTGATATTGACCCAATAAAGCTAAAATCCTACCATATATCACCTATGCAAATTTCTCAAATGATAAGTTCTGCTAACGTTTCACTTTCTTCAGGATCTTTTCCTTTAAATAACTACGAATATTTAGTTGAAACCGGAACTTTTCTTAAAGATGCAAATGATGTAGGAAACGTGATTGTTGGGGTTTTTGATGGCAGACCTGTTAAACTTAGTGATGTTGCTACTATTACTGATGGTCCTCAGGAAGCAAAAAATTATGTATTTATGGGTTTTGGTCCATCCTGGAAAAAAGATATACCTGGTATAGAAAAATCTAGTATTTACCCTGCAGTTACTATAACGATTGCAAAAAAGAAAGGTACAAATGCTACTGAGCTAGCAGGGAGATTATTAAACGATATTTCTAGATTAAAAGGTAATGTTATACCAAATGGCGTTGTTGTAACTACGACTAGAAATTACGGAAATACAGCCAACGAGAAATCAAATGAGTTGTTAGAGCATATGCTGCTTGCTGCAGTTTCAGTTACAGTCCTTATAGGTTTAAGTCTTGGAATTAGAGAGGCCTTAGTTGTTGCTGTAGCAATTCCTGTTACTTTAGCTCTCACTCTTTTGGCAACTTATTTATTTGGTTTTACTTTAAACAGGGTTACTCTATTTGCTTTGATATTTTCTATAGGTATTTTAGTAGATGATGCTATTGTTGTTGTAGAAAACATACACAGACACTTTAGAGAGAAAGAGGTTTCTGTACTTGTTGCTCTTCAGGCAGTTAATGAAGTAGGTAATCCTACAATTCTTGCTACTTTTACGGTAATAGCAGCACTTTTACCCATGGCATTTGTTTCTGGTATGATGGGTCCATATATGAAACCGATTCCTATTGGCGCTTCTGCTGCCATGATAATTTCACTGCTTATTGCATTTATAATTAGTCCATGGCTTAGCTATATTGTTTTGAAAAACGTTAAAAGAACACAAAAAGAGAAAGAAAATAGGATAATATCATCTTTTAATAAAATATACAGGAAAAATCTTACATTAATGTTAGAAAGTGGTAAAAAAAGAACTACATTTATAATTTTTACTATTGTATGTCTTTTAGCTGCTGTGGCACTTTTGCCCTTAAAAATAGTTATGGTAAAAATGTTGCCATTTGATAACAAAAGTGAAATTCAGGTTTTAATAGACACTCCAAAGGGTACTACTCTTGAAACTACAAATGCTCTTGCTGAAAAAATAGCTGAATATATTAGAACTGTTCCTGAAGTTGAAAATTATCAAATATATTCTGGGACAGCTTCCCCAATAACCTTTAATGGACTTGTAAGACACTATTTTCTTAGAAAGGGCGATGATGTAGCTGATATTCAAATAAATTTGGTACCTAAGGATGAGAGAAGTGCCCAAAGTCACGATATTGCAAAAAGAATTAGGAAACCTATCGATCAAATTGCCAGTGCTTATAATGCGAGAATAAAAATTGTTGAAGTGCCTCCTGGACCTCCTGTATTAAGTACCCTTGTTGCAGAAGTTTATGGCCCTAGTTTTAACGAACAATTAAAGATTGCTTCTAAGATCGAAGATATTTTCAAAAAAACGCGTGATGTTGTGGACGTTGATTGGTTGCAAAATGAGGAACAAACAAAATATATTTTTAAGGTTGATAAAGAAAAGGCTATGTATAATGGTATTTCAACTTATGCTATCGCACAAAGTCTTCAGATGGCACTTCACGGAAGCGATGCAGGACTTTTGCATACCGATCACAGTAGAGAGCCTGTAGAGATTTGGGTTCAGGCTCCTTTGAAAAATAGGGCAAGCCTTGATGGTTTACAAAGTATTTCGCTTCCTTCAGCAACAAATCATATGGTTTCGCTTGCTGAATTGGTGACACTAGAGAAAACTAGTGAAGATCAACCCATATACAGAAAAAATCTTAGACGAGTTGTTTATGTTATTGGTGATGTAGCTGGAAGAGAAGAAAGTCCTATATATGCAATTTTGAGAATGAATAAACCTATTTCTGAGATAAAAGTGCCAGGCAATAATCCTCTTAAGCTTTATTTTACACACGAGCCTCCACTTGGCTTAAATTATTCAGTAAAGTGGGATGGTGAATGGCAGATAACTTATGAAGTATTTAGAGACCTTGGAATAGCCTTTGCGGTGGTCTTAATTATAATTTATGTAATGATAGTCGGTTGGTTTAAGTCGTATATTACTCCTCTTATTATTATGGCTCCTATACCTCTTTCTTTGATAGGTATTTTGCCTGCACATGCACTTTTGAACGCATTTTTTACTGCTACTTCAATGATAGGATTCATTGCAGGTGCTGGTATAGTAGTTAGAAATTCGATTATTTTAGTGGATTTTATAGAGATGAAATTAAATGAAGGAGTTCCTTTGAAAGAGTCAATAATTGAGGGTTGTCTGGTTAGGTTTAGACCGATGTTTTTAACTGCAGCTGCGGTGGTAGTTGGTTCAAGCGTAATACTCTTTGATCCTATATTTCAAGGAATGGCTATATCGTTAATGGCAGGAGAAGTAGCAGTTACGATTTTTTCCTGGACATTGCTTCCTATTCTTTACTTTATCTACAAGGATACTGAAATTAAGATTAAAGAAGGAAAAATAAAGTTTGACATAAAAAAGATTTTTAAGAGGTGA
- a CDS encoding YgaP family membrane protein: MYRAPTQNWYLERIIFLVAGIFVLVSLFLGLFLNPYWFILTFLVGINLIIFALTGFCIMANILYKLGAKSRLK, encoded by the coding sequence ATGTATAGAGCTCCTACACAGAACTGGTATCTTGAAAGGATTATATTTCTTGTAGCAGGTATATTTGTATTGGTTAGTCTTTTCTTAGGACTTTTTTTGAATCCTTACTGGTTTATATTAACTTTTTTAGTAGGAATTAATTTGATAATATTTGCTTTGACAGGTTTTTGTATAATGGCAAACATTCTTTATAAATTAGGAGCAAAATCTAGATTGAAATAA